A single region of the Malus sylvestris chromosome 8, drMalSylv7.2, whole genome shotgun sequence genome encodes:
- the LOC126631982 gene encoding 3-oxo-Delta(4,5)-steroid 5-beta-reductase-like has protein sequence MSWWWAGAVGAAKKKFEEDEHLRGPQSVGLVIGVTGIVGNSLAEILPLSDTPGGPWKVYGVARRPRPNWNADHLVEYIQCDLSDPDDAKAKLSPLTDVTHIFYVTWTNRSTEAENCEVNGNMLRNVLDSVIPNAPKLSHICLQTGAKHYVGPFESFGKIQPHDPPFTEDLPRLDAPNFYYTQEDLLFAEVEKKEDLTWSVHRPETIFGFSPFSLMNIVGTLCVYAAICKHEGLPLKFPGSSAAWNCYSVASDADLIAEQQIWAAVDPHAKNEAFNINNGDVFKWKHFWKVLAEQFGIEEYGIDEGDGRLSLSERMKGKEGVWEEIVRENELQATRLEEVGVWWFVDAMLGGEAMICSMNKSKEHGFVGFRNSRNSFVTWIDKVKSFKIVP, from the exons ATGAGCTGGTGGTGGGCCGGAGCTGTTGGCGCTGCCAAG AAAAAATTCGAGGAAGACGAACACCTGCGCGGCCCCCAGAGCGTGGGTCTCGTGATCGGCGTCACCGGCATAGTCGGCAACAGCCTCGCCGAGATCCTCCCCCTCTCCGACACCCCCGGCGGCCCATGGAAGGTCTACGGCGTCGCGCGCCGTCCCCGCCCCAACTGGAACGCCGACCACCTCGTCGAGTACATCCAGTGTGACCTCTCCGATCCCGACGACGCCAAAGCCAAGCTCTCTCCGTTAACCGACGTCACTCACATCTTCTACGTCACCTGGACCAACCGATCCACCGAGGCAGAGAACTGCGAGGTTAACGGTAATATGCTGCGCAACGTTTTGGACTCCGTCATCCCGAACGCGCCGAAGCTCAGCCACATCTGCCTCCAGACCGGCGCCAAACACTACGTCGGACCGTTCGAGTCCTTCGGTAAGATCCAGCCGCACGATCCGCCGTTTACGGAGGACTTGCCCCGATTGGACGCCCCAAATTTCTACTACACCCAGGAAGACTTGTTGTTTGCTGAGGTGGAGAAGAAAGAGGATCTGACTTGGTCGGTGCACCGACCCGAGACGATTTTCGGGTTTTCCCCTTTCAGCTTGATGAACATCGTGGGCACGCTCTGCGTCTACGCGGCGATATGCAAGCACGAGGGGCTGCCGCTGAAGTTTCCGGGAAGCAGTGCGGCGTGGAATTGTTACTCGGTGGCTTCTGATGCTGATCTCATTGCGGAGCAGCAGATATGGGCGGCGGTGGACCCGCATGCGAAAAACGAAGCGTTTAATATAAACAACGGGGATGTGTTCAAGTGGAAGCATTTCTGGAAGGTGCTGGCGGAGCAGTTCGGGATAGAGGAGTATGGGATTGACGAGGGAGACGGGAGGCTGAGCTTGTCGGAGCGGATGAAGGGGAAGGAGGGGGTGTGGGAGGAGATAGTGAGGGAGAATGAGCTGCAGGCGACGAGGTTGGAGGAGGTGGGGGTGTGGTGGTTTGTGGATGCTATGCTGGGTGGGGAGGCTATGATTTGTAGCATGAACAAGAGCAAGGAGCATGGGTTCGTCGGGTTTCGAAACTCGAGGAATTCGTTTGTTACTTGGAttgacaaggtgaaatctttcAAGATTGTGCCTTGA
- the LOC126631276 gene encoding uncharacterized protein LOC126631276: protein MDYLKKKEKKTLPTNVTKEQACTRPFCFFCTMKEPNSFKRRAGISACFKELPLREDQGNVLVLSSLWNVAMAHPDDPEFPSLGIFDCMARFIHKGINNKSTSWIQRDQNIFIPYYAAHVIGSYTMNKAAFAEKAVASGVIPPLLELLRGKMSWVEQRVAVRALGHLASYERTFEAVAEYEEEVVNLAIKLASTCLDVVYVSFVGVKDEIKRQKYHCNLLTRGVGGFEMENCKAEEWASQLQCWSLYILNCFACKERSLNLICKGNFLKELCGMWGGLANHSSPAGIGLVRILCYSKYGRKKIAESKVVIESLCNLSRSSDDWQYMGIDCLLLLLKDPSTRYKVIDMAALFLVDLVELKSLGDRSNLGEAITKALLLNELNKNRRIEKCLEEVWNLKVQRRKKERLLSEEKIEESRVLVDLMKQEANHMFCIGEIEEAIMKYSEALKMCPLVLRKERMVLYSNRAQCELLIGDADAAIRDSTRALCLSSPVNSHSKSLWRRSQAYDMKGLAKESMMDCLMFINGCIKSESSKRVKVPYYAARMISKQMDATWLFATARSKMATVDDQDFQEIKEVQKSESRVNLHESSSDKQDYHDEMMRIVMQKKGLSTIFEEPLTQLKEESWRKMERTKTL from the exons ATGGATTACctgaagaaaaaggagaagaaaaccTTGCCCACCAATGTTACAAAGGAACAGGCTTGCACTCGACCGTTTTGCTTCTTCTGCACCATGAAAGAGCCAAACTCCTTCAAGAGAAGAGCTGGTATATCAGCCTGTTTTAAGGAACTACCTCTCAGAGAAGACCAAGGAAATGTTCTGGTGCTGAGCAGCCTATGGAATGTTGCTATGGCTCACCCTGACGACCCGGAGTTCCCATCCCTTGGAATCTTTGATTGCATGGCAAGGTTTATCCACAAAGGCATCAACAATAAGAGTACTAGTTGGATTCAGAGGGaccaaaacatcttcatccCTTACTATGCAGCTCATGTCATTGGTTCTTATACCATGAACAAGGCTGCGTTTGCCGAAAAGGCGGTGGCATCGGGCGTGATTCCACCACTTTTGGAGCTTCTGAGAGGGAAGATGAGTTGGGTCGAGCAAAGGGTCGCGGTTCGAGCGCTAGGTCACCTTGCAAGCTACGAGAGGACATTCGAAGCTGTGGCGGAATACGAAGAAGAGGTGGTGAATTTGGCCATAAAGTTAGCCTCTACATGTCTTGATGTGGTGTATGTTAGTTTTGTCGGGGTGAAGGATGAGATAAAAAGACAGAAATATCACTGTAATTTGCTCACAAGAGGTGTTGGGGGATTTGAAATGGAGAATTGCAAGGCTGAGGAATGGGCTAGTCAGCTTCAGTGTTGGTCTCTCTATATCTTAAATTGTTTTGCTTGCAAAGAGAGGTCTTTGAACCTCATTTGCAAGGGGAACTTTTTGAAAGAGTTGTGTGGAATGTGGGGTGGATTGGCAAATCACTCATCGCCAGCTGGGATTGGACTTGTTAGGATTTTGTGCTATAGTAAATatggaaggaaaaaaattgCTGAATCAAAGGTAGTTATTGAGAGCCTGTGTAATCTCTCAAGGTCTTCAGATGACTGGCAGTACATGGGAATCGACTGCCTCTTGTTGCTTCTCAAAGACCCCAGTACGAGGTATAAAGTTATCGATATGGCCGCCTTGTTTCTTGTCGATTTGGTTGAGCTCAAAAGCCTTGGAGATAGATCAAACTTAGGTGAGGCAATCACAAAAGCACTTCTTCTGAACGAGTTGAACAAGAACAGAAGAATTGAAAAATGTTTGGAAGAGGTTTGGAATTTGAAGGtacagaggaggaagaaggagagacTGTTGTCTGAAGAAAAAATTGAGGAAAGTAGGGTTTTGGTGGATTTAATGAAACAAGAAGCAAATCATATGTTTTGTATAGGAGAAATAGAGGAAGCTATAATGAAGTATTCTGAAGCATTAAAAATGTGCCCATTAGTgttgagaaaagaaagaatggTGCTCTATAGCAATAGAGCTCAGTGTGAATTGCTGATCGGAGACGCGGATGCCGCCATTAGAGACTCGACAAGAGCTCTCTGCTTGTCGAGTCCAGTGAATTCTCACAGCAAAAGTCTTTGGAGGAGATCACAGGCATATGACATGAAAGGGTTGGCCAAGGAAAGCATGATGGACTGTTTGATGTTCATCAATGGGTGCATCAAGTCTGAGAGTAGCAAACGTGTGAAGGTTCCATACTATGCCGCACGTATGATCAGCAAACAGATGGACGCCACGTGGCTTTTTGCGACTGCCAGGTCAAAGATGGCAACTGTTGATGATCAAGACTTTCAAGAGATTAAAGAAGTACAAAAGTCAGAAAGTAGGGTTAACTTACACGAGAGTAGCAGTGACAAGCAAGATTACCATGATGAAATGATGAGAATTGTGATGCAGAAGAAAG GTCTGTCCACCATTTTTGAAGAACCTTTAACTCAATTAAAGGAAGAGAGTTGGAGAAAGATGGAAAGGACGAAAACGCTGTAA